A region of Daphnia carinata strain CSIRO-1 chromosome 10, CSIRO_AGI_Dcar_HiC_V3, whole genome shotgun sequence DNA encodes the following proteins:
- the LOC130701073 gene encoding uncharacterized protein LOC130701073 isoform X2, translating into MKLFLLIAIFVAIVMVNAVPLQGEKGETAIIADDLDTAEMFAKSYGKPKAPKSSYGSPQKAKKEKAPKASYGAPKAKPQKEKAPKSSYGKPKKEKKPDSSYGRK; encoded by the exons CTGATCGCAATCTTCGTCGCAATAGTGATGGTCAACGCCGTGCCTCTGCAAGGCGAGAAGGGCGAAACGGCGATCATCGCCGACGATTTGGATACGGCCGAGATGTTCGCTAAGAGTTACGGCAAACCTAAAGCCCCTAAATCGTCGTACGGTTCTCCGCAGAAAGCCAAGAAGGAGAAGGCAC CTAAAGCATCGTACGGTGCACCCAAAGCCAAGCCTCAGAAGGAGAAGGCACCCAAATCATCGTACGGCAAaccgaagaaagaaaagaaacccgACTCGTCCTACGGTAGAAAATAG
- the LOC130701073 gene encoding small ribosomal subunit protein bS16-like isoform X1 produces MKLFLLIAIFVAIVMVNAVPLQGEKGETAIIADDLDTAEMFAKSYGKPKAPKSSYGSPQKAKKEKAPKASYGSPQKAKKEKAPKASYGAPKAKPQKEKAPKSSYGKPKKEKKPDSSYGRK; encoded by the coding sequence CTGATCGCAATCTTCGTCGCAATAGTGATGGTCAACGCCGTGCCTCTGCAAGGCGAGAAGGGCGAAACGGCGATCATCGCCGACGATTTGGATACGGCCGAGATGTTCGCTAAGAGTTACGGCAAACCTAAAGCCCCTAAATCGTCGTACGGTTCTCCGCAGAAAGCCAAGAAGGAGAAGGCACCTAAAGCATCTTACGGCTCTCCGCAGAAAGCCAAGAAGGAGAAGGCACCTAAAGCATCGTACGGTGCACCCAAAGCCAAGCCTCAGAAGGAGAAGGCACCCAAATCATCGTACGGCAAaccgaagaaagaaaagaaacccgACTCGTCCTACGGTAGAAAATAG